A region from the Rosa rugosa chromosome 6, drRosRugo1.1, whole genome shotgun sequence genome encodes:
- the LOC133716668 gene encoding uncharacterized protein LOC133716668 — MDNTQRQLDHHCAALRRKIKLLICGVAVVICLIFFMSLVLTKSPNNVNCHVTSALLTDSNLTVEITIRNPNSFYRVHHDHIDITANYKNQTLGSTLNYASFSQGRNRETRLTPSFDGLILGGGDDLRGSNNCGNNYYDIIVKLNMQEEYKKQIAPKKRFQRNLEYTCELKVPSGSGSSFNTTLCRYLQIP, encoded by the coding sequence ATGGACAACACCCAAAGGCAACTTGATCATCACTGTGCTGCCCTCCGCCGTAAAattaaattgttgatttgtggaGTAGCCGTGGTAATTTGTCTTATCTTCTTTATGAGTTTGGTCCTCACCAAGAGCCCGAATAACGTCAACTGTCATGTAACCAGTGCATTGCTCACCGATTCCAACCTCACCGTTGAGATCACTATTCGAAACCCGAACAGTTTCTACCGTGTCCACCATGATCACATTGACATTACTGCCAACTACAAAAACCAGACGTTGGGTTCGACATTGAATTATGCCTCCTTCTCGCAAGGACGTAATCGCGAAACACGGCTAACACCGTCCTTCGACGGGCTGATCCTTGGCGGAGGCGATGACCTCCGCGGGTCGAACAACTGCGGAAATAACTATTACGATATTATTGTCAAGCTCAACATGCAAGAGGAGTACAAGAAACAGATTGCTCCCAAGAAGAGATTTCAAAGGAATTTGGAGTATACGTGCGAGTTGAAGGTTCCTTCTGGCAGTGGGAGTAGCTTCAACACCACCCTGTGCCGCTATCTACAAATTCCATGA